A window of the Scleropages formosus chromosome 5, fSclFor1.1, whole genome shotgun sequence genome harbors these coding sequences:
- the pthlha gene encoding parathyroid hormone-like hormone a, giving the protein MLSSRSFFQQWGFAIFLLCSPVPHYGKPVASLTSRTKRTVTHAQLMHDKGRALHDFKRHVWLQELLHGLHTAEERDLPIQSGFSSSSSSSSSSGGIASSSITSSLQPKPTGSTKTYPRGFPLQEEEEDEDEEDEEEGGGGTNLPQETDKLQTYKVPAPKTASGRKRKGRSGKRRDCDKRKPRLPRLRSLGLPGRERGPCPERGPHGRPRGAPR; this is encoded by the exons ATGTTGTCGTCAAGAAGCTTCTTTCAACAGTGGGGTTTTGCCATTTTCCTACTCTGTTCCCCGGTGCCTCACTACGGGAAACCGGTCGCTTCTCTCACTAGCCGAAC GAAGCGCACCGTCACTCACGCTCAGCTGATGCACGACAAGGGCCGCGCGCTGCACGACTTCAAACGGCACGTGTGGCTTCAGGAGCTGCTGCACGGCCTGCACACGGCGGAGGAGCGGGACCTTCCCATCCAGAGCggcttcagcagcagcagcagcagcagcagcagcagcggcggcatCGCGAGCTCGAGCATCACTAGCAGCCTCCAGCCCAAGCCCACCGGCAGCACGAAAACGTACCCGAGGGGCTTCCctctgcaggaggaggaggaggatgaggatgaggaggatgaggaggagggtgGCGGGGGCACTAACCTGCCGCAGGAGACCGACAAGTTGCAGACGTACAAGGTGCCGGCGCCGAAGACGGCGAgcgggaggaagaggaaggggcGCTCCGGCAAGCGGCGCGACTGCGACAAGAGGAAGCCGAGGCTGCCGAGGCTCCGGTCCCTCGGGCTCCCGGGGCGCGAGAGGGGCCCGTGCCCGGAGCGGGGGCCGCACGGCAGGCCGCGGGGGGCGCCGCGCTAG